Within Deinococcus sp. QL22, the genomic segment GGTGACTGCTGTCACCGAGACGCTGAATCCTGCTCGTACAGGCCCAGATCCTCGGAGAGCTGACTGAGGGCATCGGCAGCGGCATGGCGCTGGTCGCGCTCCTGCTGATAGGCCAGTAAGTCATTCATGGCAATGCGGTGGTGCTTGCCCACCATGCGGAAAGGAAGTTGTCCCGTACGCAGCAGGGTGTTCACCAAGTGAGGCCGACTGACCCCAAGCAATTTGGCAGCTCGAGCTGGTGTGACCGTTTCCTCGGTGGCCACCAAAGCCAGGGTATGGCCCGCTCCCAGTTCTGCCACTGAGGCTTGCAGCAAGCGGGCCAGGATGGGCGTGAGCTTGATGCGCTGAGCTTGAGATCCATTGCCAAAGAGGAGTTCG encodes:
- a CDS encoding helix-turn-helix domain-containing protein, producing MTQAFTPSRTEREQLQALAKTLAQAGESVELLFGNGSQAQRIKLTPILARLLQASVAELGAGHTLALVATEETVTPARAAKLLGVSRPHLVNTLLRTGQLPFRMVGKHHRIAMNDLLAYQQERDQRHAAADALSQLSEDLGLYEQDSASR